Proteins encoded within one genomic window of Candidatus Syntrophocurvum alkaliphilum:
- a CDS encoding sugar-binding transcriptional regulator produces MERLFTIVERCAPELLDALKNRYQILKQVFDYQPIGRRQIAKNLGYSERLVRSELDRLKERGILYSTPSGINLTVLGEGILNEMNELVPYLFSTGILEQKFKEIFNLKEAIIVPGDSMSDPFTKKDIGRAAARFLQKAIFPGCTVAVTGGTTLAEMAEAVDSSIDGTGAMIVPARGGLGEDMEQQASVIAAKIAKTIGAQYKLLHIPDYLEENTAEILKKDANISKLIKNIKFSNILIHGIGPAIDMAKRRGLSELEINFLKKQKALAESLRYYYDKVGNIVYELPGIGLEKKDLENVETIVAVAGGSNKTDAIEAVLNSKQLNVLITDEGAAKKILERMN; encoded by the coding sequence ATGGAAAGACTATTTACAATTGTAGAACGATGTGCACCTGAATTATTAGATGCTCTAAAAAATAGATATCAGATCTTAAAACAAGTTTTTGACTATCAACCAATAGGCAGGCGTCAGATTGCTAAAAATCTAGGTTATTCTGAAAGGCTAGTTCGTTCAGAGCTTGATAGATTAAAAGAACGAGGAATACTGTATAGTACACCTAGTGGTATAAATCTAACTGTTCTTGGTGAAGGTATTTTAAATGAAATGAATGAACTAGTTCCATATCTTTTTAGCACTGGTATATTAGAGCAAAAATTTAAGGAAATATTTAATCTAAAAGAAGCTATTATTGTGCCAGGTGATTCGATGTCTGACCCATTTACCAAAAAAGATATTGGTAGAGCTGCAGCACGATTTTTACAAAAAGCTATTTTTCCCGGTTGTACTGTGGCAGTAACTGGTGGAACAACACTTGCTGAAATGGCTGAAGCAGTAGATAGTAGCATTGATGGAACTGGAGCTATGATTGTTCCTGCTCGTGGTGGTTTAGGTGAAGATATGGAACAACAAGCAAGTGTTATTGCAGCCAAAATAGCAAAAACAATTGGAGCTCAATATAAACTGCTACACATACCTGATTATCTAGAAGAAAACACAGCTGAAATATTAAAAAAGGATGCTAACATAAGCAAGCTTATAAAAAACATAAAGTTTAGCAACATCCTCATTCATGGAATTGGCCCAGCAATTGACATGGCTAAACGGAGAGGATTATCTGAACTGGAAATAAATTTTTTGAAAAAACAAAAGGCTTTAGCTGAATCACTTAGATATTATTATGACAAAGTGGGAAACATAGTATATGAACTTCCTGGTATAGGTTTAGAAAAGAAAGATTTGGAAAATGTTGAAACTATCGTAGCTGTTGCTGGAGGAAGTAATAAAACTGATGCTATAGAAGCGGTTTTAAATAGTAAACAGCTTAATGTGCTTATTACTGATGAGGGTGCAGCAAAAAAAATATTAGAAAGGATGAATTAA
- the gap gene encoding type I glyceraldehyde-3-phosphate dehydrogenase gives MAVKIAINGFGRIGRLVARAALQRNDIELVAVNDLGDPKGGAHLFKYDSIHGVYDADVSVQGEDIVVGNKKFKYLSQKDPEQLPWADMGVQVIVEATGVFRSRDGAAKHLKAGASKVVLTAPGKNMDLTIVMGVNEDEYKPEHDILSNASCTTNCLTPVAKVLHDDFGIVKGVMNTVHSYTNDQKVLDLEHNDLRRARAAAISLIPTTTGAAGLVGKIIPELDGKLDGLAIRVPTPNVSLVDFTVELEKEASAEAINMSFKKASETNLKGIIKYTEEPLVSSDYNGEEHSAVIDGLLTMVMGNKMAKVIAWYDNEWGYSLRVLDTVTYIASKGLK, from the coding sequence ATGGCGGTGAAAATTGCTATTAATGGCTTTGGCAGAATCGGACGTTTAGTAGCTAGGGCAGCTTTACAGAGAAATGATATAGAGTTAGTAGCAGTAAACGATTTAGGAGATCCTAAAGGTGGTGCCCATCTATTTAAGTACGACTCTATCCATGGTGTTTATGATGCAGATGTGTCTGTTCAAGGTGAAGATATTGTTGTTGGAAATAAAAAATTTAAGTATTTGTCCCAAAAGGATCCAGAACAATTACCATGGGCAGATATGGGAGTGCAAGTGATTGTTGAAGCAACAGGCGTATTTCGTAGTAGGGATGGTGCTGCAAAACATTTAAAAGCCGGTGCTTCAAAGGTTGTTTTAACTGCACCGGGTAAAAATATGGATTTAACTATAGTAATGGGTGTAAATGAAGATGAATATAAGCCGGAACATGATATTTTATCTAATGCATCTTGTACAACAAATTGTTTAACACCAGTTGCTAAGGTATTGCATGATGATTTTGGTATTGTAAAAGGTGTTATGAATACCGTTCATTCATATACTAATGATCAGAAGGTTTTAGATTTAGAGCATAATGATTTAAGAAGAGCCAGAGCTGCTGCAATCTCATTGATTCCAACCACTACTGGTGCAGCAGGTTTGGTAGGAAAAATAATCCCTGAATTAGATGGTAAACTGGATGGTTTGGCAATAAGGGTACCAACTCCAAATGTTTCATTAGTAGATTTTACAGTGGAGTTGGAAAAAGAAGCTTCTGCAGAAGCAATTAATATGTCATTTAAAAAAGCTAGTGAAACTAATTTAAAAGGAATTATTAAATATACGGAAGAGCCATTAGTATCTAGTGATTATAATGGCGAAGAACACTCAGCTGTAATTGATGGATTACTAACAATGGTTATGGGTAATAAAATGGCAAAAGTAATAGCATGGTATGACAATGAATGGGGATATTCACTAAGAGTGCTAGATACTGTGACCTATATTGCCTCTAAAGGTCTAAAATAG